ttgaattttgcgCCGAATTTGCGTTTGGCGCGGATTGCGCGCGAAGCAGTGTATTTTCAATTAACAGGTTGTTTTGTATATTGTTCCCAACCTACTACAGGCCAGCAACTTCACACCAAAGTGTATAGAAAACATTTTCCGTTGCATCAATATTTGGTTCGTTTTACAGGCGGTCACCGAGATACAGTCTGTTCTCGAGTTACTCTCGGTGCTCGACTCACGCGGATTCGGaaatacgcggttttctaaatttgacagattaaatgtcaaatcagtacaatttgcttcaagttagGTATAAATGTCATTTtggctaacaaattgaaaccgcttaaaagccagaaatattagaattttgtGCACGAATTAtctcaaataaatgataaagtgtataaaagaactaaattaaatcaaaaactccgagtaatcaatagtattttagtcaaaaaacttgaaattcgacatacgcggatattcgacttacgcggattcctcgggaacgcagaaaccgcgtaactcgggaacagactgtacgtTGATTTGTGCTGATGGTTGTTTTCTGTAGCTACGATTGGAAGGCCGAATGTTGAGCTAAGTTAAGTGCCACTGAACGCTGCTGAGTTCAAACAGAACGCTAGCATAGATTATAATCTATGATGTCCTTAAATGTCGATGTTATTTTTCAGGTGGTTTTCTGAATTGCAGCATTCTGCTAATTGATACCATGAATACAGAACCAATGTAGTATTTCAGTGGAAATTTGTAGCAAATGTAGCATTGCTTTAGTATATTGATCTATATGCCGTGAAGTATGAGAAGTAATAGTAGTAAGGGGAATAGTAGTGGTTTATAAAATTAGTACATTGTCATTTGTACAATATATCCGTCATTGTAGGCTCTCCTCATTGTTCTTtaaagtttttgttgttcgttGTTCTTTAAACAACTTAATGTTCGGTTCATCTATATCGAGGATCTTTTTCAGTTCGCAAGCGATATGGAGGGAATAGGTCCAAATATTGttatcaatttttatttctgttttcaaaattaaataacaattcatgaaaacaaatttttcgttGAAATTTTCGGCTATTGGATTTCATTGTTAACTACTTTAAGTAACATActttgctgatgatgatgctttgAAGTATGAGCTTGCCTCTCCAAATTTGTCAACAATTGGCAAAATCTACGTAATATCGCACTCACGTTATATCGTAACGTCATAAATCTTGAATAAATAAGATGTTTCCTTTAAGAATGAGACATCATTGGGCTACCCAGACTGCTTGGCACTGTTTATCAAAATTGTAAAACCCACTCACCTAGCCCGAGAACTGCTTGGGCATTTTGTCCAAGAGGTTAACAGGGTAGAGAGGTTAACAAGCAACGTTGTAAGGGGTCATTATGGCGTTAACTTTAGCCAAGGGCCGTTTATatcttgttttgattttttgttaaactaaaaaggtttttttaaatgttatacGGCTTTCTAAAGTTAAATATATagttctatttaaaaaatcaaaactataattttgattaaaatagccaaaatcataaattaattaattagctGTCATCGCGGGTCACATTCTCCCTGATCTCTCTgtctatatatttttattacaccCTGTTCCAGCTACTTTTCAATCTCGGGTCGTTTATATCGAATCATGTGCTGCCTACTTCGATCCGCAGCCCACTATGATCGAATACGTGTGGTTAAGTTGCGTGCCGTTGCCATTGAATTCTTGACAACTCCAATCTGTACCTATGTACAGCTCAAAGCAGATGCAAATTTCATCATCTCAATCTTATTCCAAATCTCAACTTTTCAATTACCATCTCCCTAAAACCAGGAGCTGTTCGAAGACATTGGCGATCTGCTAGAGTCACGTCTCGTCCGTCCGGGCATAGCCGAGGTGATCTACCGCAATCTGAAGGACGCCGAGCGGGCGGTGGACGCCTATCACAACCGTCAGCTGGACGGGCAGCCGATGAACTGTCTGCTGGTGAATCCGCGCGCCACATACAAACCCACCGCCACCACAACGTCTACGGCGATGAAGTATGGGCGGTAAGTTGCCACGAGGATGGGCCGGGGAGGAGGCCGCCAAAGCTCTAGACATCGTTAGGGGTCGCGCATCGAATACAAACGCATTTTTGTATGGAGCGAGTTAGGGGATAAGATTTTAGGGAGTAAATGACCGCATGAATATTGCTatcgataaaaaaagaaaggttaATATAGAATGAAAGGGTAGAATGGTTTGTATCATCGGCACGTTTGGCAGAATTAGGCGAGATGGAGGAGCCAGATAGAGTAAATAAACAGAAACGACCGCTGATACGTTAGAGAGCTAGAGTGTTCCGTAGCAAAACAGGAGATTGAAACACGACGTCATCAACATGCCTATCTAAACCGAGCGAAGAATGCTTACGGGAATTGGTCGTCTTCACTGAATATTGCTATCCATAAAAAGAAGGGATCATACAGAATGAAAGGGTAATATGGTTTGCCGGAGCACGTTTGGAACAATTAGGTGAAATGGAGAAGCCAGATACAGTAACTTAACAGAAACGGATACGTTTTTAGGAAAAGACGTAAGAGAGCTGGAGTGTTCCgtagcaaaaaaaggagatTGAAACACGTGTCATCAACATGCCTATCTAGGCCGAGTGAAGAATGTTCACTGGAAAATGTTGTATTCACTAGattcacaaataaaaatagccggaaaatgcatttaacaGGCGCAATGGCAGAAACAAAAgtattacatttttaattgataAATAACAGCTCGGGCGTATTACTTTAGATACAAATTCTTAAATTCGACATTAAACGTTCTattggaaagaaaaagaatcgAACCGATAACTCCATCCTCACTTATTGTAATACCTACAACCATGCAGCGAATGTCCGCTATTTTCAGGCACGACGACGCTCAAAGTACATGCAGTTCAGCAATAAGTTCATCTGGGGTGCCATCTGAATTAATTACCGTGATGCGCTAGAGCTCGACCCAGCACTGTTTTCAGTCGGTCGAGCGCCCGCTCCGGTGTCCAAAAGCTTTCATCATTGTGATATGCTTCTCGCGGACTCGCTGCATCTGGGGATTCATACCCAAACCTTTTAAGAATGCTacattatctctctctctctctctctctctctctctctctcaaattTTAAGCTCATTTGCGCTTATAAGACTACTTAAGTTGTTTAAATCCTcacaaaaatcataaaagcAAATTGGATTCGGATGAGTACAACTTTAAATAGAATGCGCAACGCAGGCTGCAAATTTGCAGATTCTCATTGCCTGGATATGTCAAATGTAAGATACCAAAGAGAATGCGGCAAGCAGTCATCCCGCAGAATGACAACTACCTTTTTCAGAAGCTCATACAAATTTTAAGCAGATGTTAAATCGTTATTGAGATGTTAAAAATCATGCGCAGTTTTATGTTCCAACATTTAAGTAATACGAGCATATCAAACGtaacaaaactatttcaagTGTACCACTTGTACACCACTCGGCGGGCATGCTTGCATAATGTTGtaattttgctgctgttttattttttatagatACATTTGAGActattttacttatttaaatattaacgTAAATTTAAACTTAATATctaacatttttctttgccaGCTTTTTCCACATGGACCTAGACGtactcatttttgttttttatcatGACATTTTGAAGTTGAATGACCACTGTCAAATCATTTCTTattcgattttgttttgcagagAGAAGCTTTGCTGTAACAATTTTCCAACCTGTACCATCATAGGCATTCTGcataatttttaacaaatgaGTTTTATTAATGTATTTGAATAATGTTCCCACAGAATCTTGGTGTGTTTTTGAGCGCGTACCAACAAAGCTATGCCAAAGGACATGGCATAAAAAGGGCTGTTgatgtttctgctgctgctgttgctgctgctgatctaTTGTGTAATTTTGAACTGTTGAACCGCGAATTTCAAATTGGCTACCTCTACATCACTAGAGGTCCTATTGCTACGGCACCTTCTTATCTtgcttctttttattgttcttCTCGAACAGTCTTACGACCATCCGGAAGTTCTAGCTCGTAGATATGCACCCCGAAACGGTGATAACTTCATCCCGAGGGCACTGCTGCGTCCCGAGCTCATCGTTACATGGCACTCTTTAATGCGTTTTGGCGTAAGCAGAAGGAGCGCCTGTGTTCGAACAGGGTATTGGTACTGTTGCCGTTCGCTTACTCAGGCACATGTCGATGCAAGTGGTGACATCATGATCTTGCTCTTCCGTCGCGGCCGCTGTGATCTGAGGGTTTGCGTTAACGCCAACGCTTTAGGAGCATACTTCAGGTAGGAAAGGACATTCTTACtgttgtattttgtgtttaataattcgGTTCAAGTTTTATTCACGTTAAGTTTGTTTTCAAGATAGAGCGGGAGTGCGTAAAAAGCGAAGCTTAACCCGAAGGCGCGCCCGAAAATGACAGACGTCAAAAGGCGGTTGGCCAGGTAGCGCAATAATTCCCAACAGCAGGTTGGACCATACATAACACTTACCATATTGTAGTTGGTGATCTATGTTAtcctttttctctcactctgAAGGTAGCAGCAGGTAGAATTGGATGGTTGCTTCAAAGACGAAGCTAGTCAATCAGTACAATCGAAGAGATGATAAGGTTTACTGTAGATAAGCCTGTAGCCAGTTGAAAGCGAAGCCTAAATGCCACTACTGTCCGGAAGCAATCATCCAAATCAACCGAAAGGTACACTTTAAATTTACTTTGACATGGATGGCAAGATAGGCACGAAGCGATTCGTTCTCTCTGAGCTTTGACCATACGAACCTGGAAGAGAGTAGGATCGCATCAGGCTTTATCGTCCTGGTCTACCACGTCGATACTACTCGTGTCTGATTTCCATGGGTATTCACGGAGTTTGGACGCCCTGTGGAACATACATATCTTAATCAGGAATTACAGCTATTGCATATGTATCGATGTGATCGTAACTCGTCGCGCAGTTTCAAGTTCTGCCAAACTGGAGCTGCTGTGGATACGGACGCATGCATTTGTTTCGTCCAAACAGACACAACGTAGTGAATCTGCAACTGTAAGCAAAACTCGATGCTTCATGAAACCGAGAGGAGCGGTTTTACGGACAAAAAGAATGCGAATGTGATTCCATGCACCTGTACGTTTCATATTGTTCGTGGAATTTGACACTCCCGCCCACCAACTGCGCATTGGTCCCATTGGCTCATGCTAGCAGTCCTCGTGGCATTTAAAAAGCACATTAAACTTCGAAGAAGATCCGAACGCGTAGAATGGGTCCAATAGGAATGAGACTATTGAATATGTCTGTGTCGATTTACGTATCGTTGAAACTGGACTGTAATTGGATTGTAACTTATAGTTTTTGGATAAATAAAGCCAAGATGCTATGCACGCTTTTGTTGGGAAGTGTCTGAGCGTTTTGTTGGCGTTTTTCATAACGCTTTGCTCAGTTTTGCGTGAATCCACGGTCACGGTGTGGaccaattaataaaataacatcAATGTAAGTTTGACTATCTGTCCAAcaaagtttaattttttaatacgCATAATTTGAAGAATTTGGAAGAAATCCGAAGTGAACCGAATTAGAGGTATGTAAATTTACTTATTAAACCTATGCTCACACTCACATGCTCAAATTCATGGACATATATGGTGCAGATTGGAGTGGAAAGCACTACTGAACAATTAATCAAACAGGCCAGGGATACTTATGTTACAATGCTTTCATAGTTCATCCTCTGGAAGATGGCTTCTAGAAGCTCCAGAGATCATTTTCGTGGTTTTTCAAGTCCAGTGCTATTCTCAACAGTATTCCTTTTTTGCCAAACATGTATCAACTGTGTTGGTCAATTCGGTGAGTTCTTTTGTGATTCACTGAGATAATGGccggtattattgaatccgttcgtagcggggACGTACGGCGCTCACAAGAAATTTCTAgcgatggcaacacatttcttgagcccAGTCCTACAACGCCGCGGCAaataactgtagcaaccatctagtacgttaggaaaatgagtgtcgggacgtacgccgccgctacgaacggattcaataataccagccaatcACCTGATCAGCAGGTACATCTGAAAAAGCATCCAGAAATGATGCAGCTTTTGAATGAATCGATTAGTACTCCCTGAACAAGAAGCCAAATCAAGATACGATCTAGATTTGAACCATGAATGGTGTTTCGGAATCGGTTTTTGTCGTAGCTGTAGTACTATATTGTTCACTGGTGCGCCCTGTGGTTGAGTACGCATCTGTTGGTTTCTGTAACAAGATGTTCGAATGAAACACGAAACTTGAGGTTGTGTAAAGGCACTTTAAAAGTTGCTTATATTATCGCCTCTGTGTGGCATTCGTTAGTAACCTGTTACGTAAGAGTGTTGATGCTCCAGATTAGACTACCCTTTGCGAAACCTTTTCGTACTGCAGGCTTTGCCACAAGCGTCCCGTTGCTAGTGTTTAGCTTTAGTTTAGTAACAATACGTAAGTTTTAAGCAAATATGTTCAACCGTAGAGGCAATCGTAATAAAATCAAGCGATGTTAAATTAACTGACGTTTATTATTAGATATCATTCGATCTCCGCCCAACTTCACTATCTCCATTTAAGGTCACCTATTTTTATGGCAGGCGATCAGGGATCACCAAGCACCGTTTCTTTTTCGGTAACGGTACACGCTTGGGTTCGATCAGACAACGCTCCGCAATCGGCCGTTTGGCCGTCTGTTGCATCGGCGTCACCAGACACCGGTTCCCGTCCTGTTGAGTTTGGGGCACCGGTTGGTACGAAATCACAACCGTCGTTTCCGTCTGACGCTTAGCTACACCTAGTTTCCGTGCTACAACTCTAGGAATAAAGCGGAAACGTTGGGTGTTGACCGTAACTTCTCTCTCCGTACATGCCCCCGGAGACGGGTTCTCATCCGGCTGGGTGGTAGACATGGGTTGGTGACATGGGTTGGGGATTGTCACGATATTTGGTACCAGAGGACCCCAACGAGTACGGCGACGCAGGGGAATTGCCTGAGGAGATATCTCCGATGTTTCCGATCCTTTAGAACGCAAAAAGCATTctacttttttgttcttgtccTTCATCTGGAAGTTGTCAAAAGCAGAAACCCGTTGTTCAGAATCTGCTCACACCAAATTTCAAGCAATGGAgttccaaaaataataaatttaatttacatacCTTTAATGTCTCTACCATTGCACAAATTAGAGCTGGAGTAGATAGACGTGTAGCGACCAGACCGCCATCTGGCGTGAGAATCGTGAGCGATCGTGACATCCAGGGACAAAGACACGGATCTCCGTGGAGCGCACTCACCAGGCACACGAATGTGTCAAAGTGACGTGCGCCGCGTGTCCAGCGCTACACTTCCTGCTGTCAGCGagcacattctctctcttgcgACCCAACCTCGAAAGCGAACAGACCTCTTCCTTCGCTCCGCGCTCGAAAATTCCTCAACGTGAAACCCTCTCGGACGAACGTGCGCAACCGTTCATAATatagtgtaaaataaagttcCTTATTACCTACTCACGAAACCCAACGCGTTCGCGACATAAAAAATTAGGGACCACTTTTGTGGCGCCCCTAAaactggtgaccccgacgtgatcgcgtgcgcgagtgagtgagtggtAAACTGACGAACACCGTGTCCAGCCGGAAAAAACGTGTTTCCATTGTTCCACGGTCCGGACCGACGGCAAcgttccccccccccgtcaTCGAGGAGCGGCCGACCACGAAGGAGGCACCACGCAAGCGCAGCCAGCGAAAAAAACCCCCGTGCACAAACCCCGAACCCACGTGAGTGCAAATCGACACCGAAGGTGGCCGACAGTGAAGAACACTGTTCTGGAACATTTTTCCCCGACGGAGCGACCGATCCTAGCGGAAAAGTTTCCTCTCGGTGCTGAGCGATCGCCGAACATTTTGCTGACACACCCCGCGCCGTGTCGCACACCCGCCGAGCATTTTGGTACCCGTACGTGTTTGCGCACCCGCCGATCATAACCTCACACGTACCGCCGAGCGCGCTCCAGACCCAcgcggtttttgtgtgtgcaccgtgtgtgggtgtgtgtgtgtgaaggtgcGCAGGCCGACGCCGAGCGGATTGCGTCAGAATTTTGCTCGAGCTACGTTCGTGAATTTTTTCGACCGTGCACCGAAGACGTCGTCAGCGCACGCAGCCATCGTTCTCTTCTCGCCGACACCATCGACCGAACGCCACCGAAGATCATCGCCCCTCGTTTCTCACACCACCGTCATCGACGAACGCAGCCAACGAGCGACTAATCCTAACACGATCGACCGCGTGTGCGGATTTTTCTTCGCCGAAGGATCGACCTAGCCAACCTCAGCTGGACTTGCCTGCGCCCCGCCACTAAGGTAAGATCCACCCTTTTTTAACTAACCTTAGTCGTAAGGATGTTGCACAGTCCGCCGGTCCGCGACGTATCGACTCCCGATGGCGTAACCCCGAGTGCCGATCCAGCCGCGAGTGGATCCAAATCGCCTCACGTACCAACACCGCCCGTTCCGAATACCCCGCGCGTAGCAGGGCCGTCCGCCTGCGACGCCATGTTTATGCCGCCCGAATCGCAGATTGACACTTTGAATGCCATGCAGCTGAAACCACCGGAGATGGACACCACTGACATTCAAACCTTTTTCTTCGCATTGGAAAACTGGTTCGATGCGTGGAATATCGCCTCGAACCAACATATTCGCCGTTTTAACATTCTTAGAACGCGTATACCGCTTCGTGTCCTTCCTGAGCTTCGCCCCCTGTTGGAGAACATTCGACAGTACGCTACGGACCGTTACGAGGTAGCAAAGCGTGCA
The Anopheles arabiensis isolate DONGOLA chromosome X, AaraD3, whole genome shotgun sequence DNA segment above includes these coding regions:
- the LOC120906323 gene encoding uncharacterized protein LOC120906323 yields the protein MSRSLTILTPDGGLVATRLSTPALICAMVETLKMKDKNKKVECFLRSKGSETSEISPQAIPLRRRTRWGPLVPNIVTIPNPCHQPMSTTQPDENPSPGACTEREVTVNTQRFRFIPRVVARKLGVAKRQTETTVVISYQPVPQTQQDGNRCLVTPMQQTAKRPIAERCLIEPKRVPLPKKKRCLVIPDRLP